A region of Planococcus sp. MSAK28401 DNA encodes the following proteins:
- a CDS encoding adenine phosphoribosyltransferase, which produces MDLKQYITIVEDWPKPGIKFKDITSLMDSGEAYKYATDQIVAYAKTVDAELIVGPEARGFIIGCPVAYALGIGFAPVRKEGKLPREVIRAQYGLEYGTDVLTMHKDAIKPGQRVLITDDLLATGGTINATINLVEQLGGVVVGCAFLIELTYLDGRKNLDGYDVTTLMQY; this is translated from the coding sequence ATGGATTTAAAGCAATATATAACCATCGTAGAAGATTGGCCGAAGCCAGGAATCAAATTCAAGGATATTACATCTTTGATGGACAGCGGCGAAGCCTATAAATACGCAACGGATCAAATCGTCGCCTATGCAAAGACGGTTGATGCAGAACTTATCGTCGGGCCGGAAGCTCGCGGCTTCATCATCGGCTGCCCAGTTGCTTACGCCCTTGGAATCGGCTTTGCGCCAGTCCGTAAAGAAGGCAAATTGCCGCGTGAAGTGATTCGCGCACAATACGGCCTGGAATACGGAACAGACGTCTTGACGATGCATAAAGATGCCATTAAACCGGGACAGCGCGTCTTGATTACGGACGATCTTTTGGCTACCGGCGGAACGATCAACGCGACGATCAACCTGGTTGAACAGCTTGGCGGCGTGGTTGTCGGCTGCGCATTTTTAATCGAGTTGACTTATTTAGATGGCCGCAAGAATCTCGACGGCTATGATGTCACAACTTTGATGCAATATTAA